The Anaerotignum propionicum DSM 1682 sequence AATCGAGTTTTCTTTCTCCTCCTGCTGCTACTTAGATGTTTCAGTTCACAGCGTTCCCTTCCATACGCTATGTATTTACGTATGGATACTTGAGGTTTGCTCAAGTAGGTTTCCCCATTCAGAAATCTCCGGATCGATGGCTATTTGCGCCTCCCCGAAGCTTATCGCAGCTTATCACGTCTTTCATCGGCTCCTAGTGCCAAGGCATTCTCCTTGTGCTCTTTCTTGCTTGACCAGTTTTTTGCTTTGAATAAATTCAAAACAATAGCTTGTTCTTTGGAATGTTTCGTAGTAGCGATACTACGGTTTTGTTGACATCGTCTGCCAACACTTTGTTACTTTTATTTATAAAGAAAATTTTACTTTTTCTCGATTGACTCTTTTTTCTTGTATTCAGTTTTCAAGGTGCATCCCGACTCATTGGAGCCGGTAAATGGAGAATACGAGATTCGAACTCGTGACCCCCTGCTTGCAAGGCAGGTGCTCTCCCAGCTGAGCTAATTCCCCTTATTCAACTATAACACACTCAAAATGGGCTCAAGTGGACTCGAACCACCGACCTCACGCTTATCAGGCGTGCGCTCTAACCGGCTGAGCTATGAGCCCATAGGACTTCGGCAACCATCTACTTTCCCAGGCAGCTTCCCACCAAGTATCATCGACCGCTCAGGTCTTAACCGTCGTGTTCGGAATGGGAACGGGTGTGTCCCCTAAGCGCATCATCACCGAAGATTTGTGTGTTTGAAGGTTTGATCCTTCAAAACCAAACAGTAGTATACATTAACAACCAATACTCCATAGAAAGGAGGTGATCCAGCCGCACCTTCCGATACGGCTACCTTGTTACGACTTCACCCCAGTCGCTGGCTTCACCTTCGGCGGCTCCTTCCTTACGGTCAGGTCACCGACTTCGGGTGCTTCCAACTCCCATGGTGTGACGGGCGGTGTGTACAAGGCCCGGGAACGTATTCACCGCGACATTCTGATTCGCGATTACTAGCGATTCCAGCTTCATGTAGTCGAGTTGCAGACTACAATCCGAACTGGGACTGGGTTTTTGTGATTTGCTCGACGTCGCCGTTTTGCGTCACTTTGTTACCAGCCATTGTAGCACGTGTGTAGCCCAAGACATAAGGGGCATGATGATTTGACGTCATCCCCACCTTCCTCCGTGTTATCCACGGCAGTCTCCCTAGAGTGCCCAACTGAATGATGGCTACTAAGAATAGGGGTTGCGCTCGTTGCGGGACTTAACCCAACATCTCACGACACGAGCTGACGACAACCATGCACCACCTGTCACCTCTGCTCCGAAGAGAAGGTGTATCTCTACACCGGTCAGAGGGATGTCAAGCCTTGGTAAGGTTCTTCGCGTTGCTTCGAATTAAACCACATGCTCCACCGCTTGTGCGGGCCCCCGTCAATTCCTTTGAGTTTCAATCTTGCGATCGTACTCCCCAGGTGGAGTGCTTATTGCGTTAGCTGCGGCACCGAGGGTTCCCCCCCGACACCTAGCACTCATCGTTTACGGCGTGGACTACCAGGGTATCTAATCCTGTTCGCTCCCCACGCTTTCGAGCCTCAGCGTCAGTTTCAGTCCAGTAAGTCGCCTTCGCCACTGGTGTTCTTCCTAATATCTACGCATTTCACCGCTACACTAGGAATTCCACTTACCTCTCCTGTACTCTAGCTTGATAGTTTTAAATGCAATCCCGAGGTTAAGCCTCGGGCTTTCACATCTAACTTACCATGCCGCCTACTCTCCCTTTACACCCAGTAATTCCGGATAACGCTTGCCCCCTACGTATTACCGCGGCTGCTGGCACGTAGTTAGCCGGGGCTTCTTATTCAGGTACCGTCATTTTTTTCGTCCCTGTTGATAGAAGTTTACGAGCCGAAACCCTTCTTCCTTCACGCGGCGTTGCTGCATCAGGCTTTCGCCCATTGTGCAATATTCCCCACTGCTGCCTCCCGTAGGAGTTTGGGCCGTGTCTCAGTCCCAATGTGGCCGATCACCCTCTCAGGTCGGCTACTGATCGTTGCCTTGGTGGGCTGTTATCTCACCAACTAGCTAATCAGATGCGGGCCCATCCTGTACCGAATAAATCCTTTTCTTGCAAGAGGATGCCCTCTCGCAATGACATGCGGTATTAGTCACCGTTTCCAGTGATTATTCCACAGTACAGGGCAGGTTGCCCACACGTTACTCACCCGTCCGCCGCTAAAATATGTAATCTTCCTGCCGAAGCTCTCCGATTACATATTTCCGCTCGACTTGCATGTGTTAAGCACGCCGCCAGCGTTCATCCTGAGCCAGGATCAAACTCTTATATTAAAGTTTTGTCCTGCCAGTCTTAATGTCTGGCTTACTTTCCAATTTTTTCGAAATCGGTAAACTCTTTGTCTTCTTTTGCTTGTTCCGCAAAGCGGAAAAAGCTGAATTGACTATGGGTTGTGTGTTTGTATCTCTACTGTTTAGTTTTCAAGGATCAATTGTTTTTTGCCGACGTTTTTTTCGTTGTCAGCGAAGATTATCTTAACATATTCATTATGGCTTGTCAAGCATTTTCTCAAAGTTTTTTCTTTCTTTTCTTCGAATCATTTGCTTAATTCGCCTTAATTATGTTGCCTTTTTCAACTGCATTTCGCAGTGACTTTTCTTATTATACAGAATAATTTAAACTTGTCAACACTTTTTTACAATTTTCCCTTTTTAATTTCATATACCGTAAAAAACAAGGCACCCCGTAATCGGGATGCCTTGTTTTTTAAGCGCTTCTTATTGAGCAGGTGTTGCGGGTGCTGCATCAGCAGGTGCAGCTGCGTCTGCAGCAGGTGCTGTAGCATCAGCAGCAGGTGCTGTTGCATCAGCAGGTGCTTCGCCTTCAGCAGGTGTTGCTTCATCAGCAGGTGCTGTTGCATCAGCAGGTGCTTCGCCTTCAGCAGGTGTTTCCTGTGCAGGTGCCTCAGGAGCTTCCTCTTTCTTAGTACAACCACTAAATGCGAGTGCAAGACCCAAACATACAGCTACAATACAACCTTTACCAAATTTACGTTTCATATTACATTCCCTCCTTGTTTTTTGCAATCCAACTATAGCACAAAAAATTCGTTGTGAACACTCAATCTACCGCATTATGTCCTATAATTCGACAAAATGTCGTCTAATTATAGTATTTGAATAATAAAAACAATTCTAAATATTTATAAATAAACCACAGTGTTTTCTTTAAAAAACTCGATAGAACCCTTGATTTTATTAGGTTTACGATATCTCATCTTTCTGAAAGTAAGTAGTTCTGGCATACAATAAACTTTGCGGAAAATGTCCCACCTTTCCCCTATTTCAATTCTTAATCCTTTATTAAGATCAAGAAAATTAACTCTAATATTGTAGTTTTATGTCTTAATGGGCATTCATGGAATTATCCATGCACTACCCATTCCACAAGTATTTATATCCCCTTTATAATGTACAAACACAATGTTTCATTTGCAATTCCACTTTTGATGGGATATACGATTTGTTTTTCAAACAACATTAAAACTCCCTTCATTATTATTTTCTTTGCAGTTTGCTTACTACAAATTTAATTATAATGAAGGGAGTTTTTTTATCATCTCTTCGCCGTAGGCTTTTTTGAACCACTTCTAAACCGTAGTTTTCTTTTCCATAACAAAAACTTCCGCTTATGAAAAGCGGAAGTTCATTTTAAAACTCAATTGGAACCGAAGGTAAACTCCAAATCTCTTTGGCATATTCTTTAATCGTACGGTCACTGGAAAATTTGCCACTTTTGGCTGTGTTATAAATTGCCATCCTTGCCCATCGTTCCTTGTCTCGATAAGCATAGTCCACAGCCATTTGAGCCCGTTGATAATCAGCATAATCCTCAAGTACAAAATACTCATCCGCTTTGCTTCCACCAAATCCATTCAGCAGTGCATCGTACAATTCCCTAAAAAGACAGGTATCATTGGAAAATGTGCCGTCAATCAAGGCAGTCATTGCCATACGAACCTCTTGATTCATATTATAAACACTCCATGGATCATATTCACCATTATATTTTTCCTGCACCTCTTCAGCACTCATGCCAAATATAAAGATATTTTCTTCTCCAACCTCGTCGAAAATCTCAACATTTGCACCGTCCATTGTCCCTACAGTCAATGCCCCGTTTAGCATAAACTTCATATTACCAGTTCCTGAAGCTTCTTTGCCTGCTGTAGAAATCTGCTCACTGACATCCGCCGCAGGAATTAACCGTTCAGCCAAAGAGACACGGTAATTTTCCAAGAAAACAACCTTAATCTTGCCACAAATGCTTTCATCGTTATTCACCACGTCCCCAACGCTGTTGATAAGCTTTATAATTAGTTTTGCTCTGCGGTATCCCGCTGCTGCCTTTGCTCCAAAAATATAGGTTCTTGGTACCATATCCAATCCGGGATTCATCTTCAATTTGTTATAAAGCCCAATAATATGCAGAACGTTCAAAAGCTGGCGCTTATACTCATGCAGTCGCTTCACTTGAATATCAAAAATACTGTCAGGATTGATATCAATTCCTTTTGCAGATTTTATATATTTCGCCAAAGCAACCTTATTTGCTCGTTTAATTTCCATAAATCTCTTTTGAAATTCTTCATCCTCTACATATGGCAAGATTTTCTCCAGTTGCGCCAAATCTGTAATCCAGCCATCACCGATTTTTTCTGTAATTAGCTCTGCCAGTTGAGGATTTGCATGCAACAGCCATCTTCTTTGAGTAATTCCATTGGTCTTATTGTTAAATTTTTCGGGGTATAACTTATAAAAATCTTTTAACTCCTGATTCTTCAATATCTCGGTGTGAAGAGCTGCAACGCCATTTACAGAATGACTTCCAACAATGGCCATATATGCCATACGAATCTGTCCATCAGCAATAATAGCCAAGCGACGAATTTTTTCCGGATTATTTCCGTACTTCTCAGTCAGTTCAAGGCAAAAACGGCGGTTAATTTCCTCAACAATTTGATAAATTCGGGGCAATAGACGACTGAATAAATCTAATGGCCATTTTTCCAGCGCCTCAGACATGATGGTATGGTTTGTGTAGGCACACACTTTTTGAGTAATCTCCCACGCCTGATCCCAAGGTAAATCGTTTTCGTCCACCAAAACCCGCATTAATTCAGCTACGGCAATGCTAGGATGAGTATCGTTTAGCTGAAAGGCAACTTTCTCCGGTAACAAATTAAAATCCCCATGGTTTTCTTTGAATCTTGCAACCACCCTTTGAACCGTTGCAGAAATAAAGAAAAACTGTTGACGCAACCGCAATTCCTTCCCTTGATAATGTTCATCCGCAGGATAAAGCACATCCGTTAAGGTTTTCGCCAGAGTTTCTTCTTCCGCAGCCTTTTGATAGTTTCCTTCGTTAAAGTATTTTAAATCAATTCTGTTTTTTGCTCGTGCATCCCATAGACGTAAGGTGTTCACTGTATTATTGCCGTATCCCACCACAGGATAATCATAGGGAATAGCCATAACAGACTGGTAACCCTCTTGTACAAAGCGATACCCTCCGTTTTCTTTCAGCATTGCTCGTACATGCCCGCCAAATTTTATTTCCACTGCATACTCATTTCTCCGTATCCCCCAAGGGTCTCCGTCCTCCAGCCAGTTATCCGGCGCCTCCACTTGATATCCATTTTCAACTTTCTGCTCAAAAATTCCATAATGGTAGCGAATACCGCAGCCATATGCAGGCAACTCCAAAGTAGATAGAGAATCTAAAAAACATGCAGCCAGTCGTCCTAGGCCACCATTGCCAAGACCGGGATCCGGCTCAGCTTCCTCCACTGTATTATAATCAATGCCAAGTTCAGCAAAAACCTCTTTAATTACAGTATTCATCCCCATATTAATCAACGCATTTCCCAAAAAACGTCCCATTAAAAATTCCATAGAAAGATAATAAACAATCTTCGCGTTCTTCTCACTATAAGTATCGTGGGTTTTAATCCATTTGTCCGTAATCAGATCCCGCAGAGAAAATACTGCCGCCTGATAAATTTCTTCTGCCGATGCAGTTTCAAGATTTTTTCTGTAAAGTGTCTTTACATTTTCCCTTATCATCATCTTTAATGTTTCTTTTTCTATTCCAATTTGCCCCATAAGAAACCTCCTTTAATGGAATGCCCTTCTCTATTGTATTTTTCTCGGCACTTTTTATTTACTATATCAAAGCATACCCAATTTTGCAAATATCCTTCTCTTTTAAAGAAAACAAATTGCAACACCTAAAATAAATCCCAAAATCCCTCCCAAAGCAGTAAAAAGAGTTTCCTTTAAAGACATGCCCTCAGGAAACAATCCACTGCTGGCACAATATAGAGCAATACCTCCAATGATACCTCTGGTCATGGTCCATGACCCATTGGAATAGACCTCGAATAAAAAAGCCGCTGTAAATATTGCGGCACTTCTAAACTCTCTACTTCGCCCCTGGTCGGGGAATCTGTTTTCTACCCAAACGCCCATTGTAATTCCCAATATTGCACCCAAGCCGGCCCAAACCAAATTTTCCAAAAAAGCAGGAGGCAAAAACAAGAAACAAAGATATGCTAATATCGCTCCCTCCAGAAAACGAAAGGGCAACGGATAGGCTCTCTTACGCCTACTCGCTGCCCACAGCAGCACCCAATACACAGGAATCGACAGCCATAGACTCATTCGACCTTCCCCCTTATTCCATATACTCTATCATATGGGTGGAAAAAGCCTTTCATTCCGCATCAAAATGCAAATATGATACCTATTGCCGCCCCCACTGCGATATAAACCACTGGGTGCTTTTGAAATTTATTTGTCAAAAAAAGCATTACCACAAACAGGATACATTCCTTTATCCCAATGAAACCAAGAAAATTTTCCATAGAAAGTTCCGTAATCTCATTTACGTGAAGTAGTGCTGTAAGCAGTACCCCAAAACCCGCCGACCCAATCAATCCCGTTACCGCAGGTCTCAATAAATAAAATATATCTTCCACATGGGTATTATTGCGAAATCTTTGAAGAAATTTTGAAATAATGATAATAATTACAACGGAAGGAAAAACCAAACCAGCGGTAGCAACAATTCCGCCAAAAACACCGCCAAAATGAAACCCTGTATAGGTTGCCATGTTTACTCCCAAAGGCCCCGGTGTAGATTCGGAAATTGCCACCATATCAGCAATCATGCCGGTATTAAACCAGTCATATTTATCCGCAAGCTTATACAAAAATGGCAAAGTTGCCAATCCGCCACCCACAGAGAACAACCCTATCTTAAAGAATTCATAAAATAAAAGTAACCACTGTGTCATTTTGCCCCAGCCCCCTTTATGATAGGAGCTGCTAGACCAAGGAGCCCAGCCCCAAGAACAATCCAAATAGGCGATACCTCCAAAATTGCGGAAAGCAAAAAGGCTACTACAGCGATTATGGCACAAACTTTATCCACCACAGATTTTTTCCACATTCCCACAACTGCATTTACAATTAAGACGCCTACAACCACACGAATCGCGCCAAAAGCATGCTGAACAGCCGCCAACTGGGCAAAATTCCTTAATACTGCCGCGATAATCATAATAATAATCAGAGAAGGGAATACGCTTCCCGTTGTTGCCGCAATAGCCCCTAAAACACCCTTACGCTTATAACCTACAAAAGAAGCTGTATTCACAAAAATAACACCTGGGGTACATTGGCCAATGGCAAAATAATCGAGAATTTCATCCTCCGTTGCCCATCCTCGTTTGGTAACCACTTCCCTTTGCAATAAGGGCAGCATAGCATAGCCTCCACCAAAGGTAAAGGCTCCAATTCTGCAAAATGTAATAAAAAGCTGCCAAATTTCTTTCATAATTTCACTTCTTTCTTTATTCCTCCAATCCACCCGCCTGCATTTTTTCCATGCGGTCTGTGGTAATCAAAGCATTCATTAGTTCATCCAAATCTCCGTCTAATATACTATCTATCTTATACAAGGTCAAGCCGATTCTATGATCGGTAATCCGACCCTGGGGAAAATTATAGGTACGAATGCGTTCACTTCTGTCTCCCGTTCCAACCTGAGAACGGCGGTCTGCAGAAATTGCAGCATCATGAGCCTGTCTTTCCCTTTCATAAACCCGGGCATATAAAACCTTTAATGCCTGTTCCTTGTTTTTCAACTGGGATTTTTCGTTCTGGCAGGAAACCACAATGCCTGTGGGCAAATGGGTCATACGCACTGCCGAGTCTGTGGTATTTACGCACTGTCCGCCATTACCCGAAGCACGGAATACATCCACCCGAACTTCGTTCATATCAATATGAACGTCCACTTCCTCCGCCTCCGGCATAACCGCAACCGTTACCGTAGAGGTATGAATACGCCCGCCGCTTTCTGTAGTAGGAATACGCTGTACCCGATGCACACCACTTTCATATTTCATGCGGGAATATGCACCCTTTCCCGTTATCATAAAGGAGACCTCTTTGAAGCCGCCCAAATCACTTTCACTGGCATTCATCAACTCTACCTTCCATCGTCTGTCCTCGGCATAGCGGGCATACATACGGAATAAATCTCCGGCGAACAATGCAGCTTCGTCTCCACCGGCACCACCTCTGATCTCAACAATAACGTTCTTTTCATCATTAGGGTCCTTGGGCAGAAGCAAAATAGTAATTTCCTGCTTCAGTTCTTCCAAGCGCTCCTTATTCTGGGCAAATTCCTCTTTTACCAGCTCACGAAAATCCTCGTCAAGCTTGTCGTTCAAAAGCTCCAGCCCCTCTTCCACAGCGGCCTTTACTTTTTTATATTCCTGATATGCCTCTATCACAGGGGACATATCGCTATATTCCTTCATGCGCTTGCGCCATTCCGATTGGTTGGCAATCATTTCAGGGTCGTTTACCTGATCCGCCAAATCGTTGTATTTGCTCTCAATCTCCGCCAATCGATCAAACATGGTTACACCTCATCTATATTCTCTTTTAATTTTCCAAAAACAACTCTATCTAAGCCTGCCAAGTCTTTCCGCAACGTGCATTGAGAAAACCCTGCCTCCATCATCATTGAAAGCAATGCCTTACCTTGGTCGTAGCCAATTTCAAAAAACAGCCAACCTCCATTTTTTAACCAGTGACGGCTATCCTTTATAATACGCTGATAAAATGCTAAACCATCTTCTCCACCATCCAATGCATTTTTCGGCTCGAAATCCCGAACCTCTGGCATCAACGTTCCAATTTCCGCCTTTGCTATGTATGGCGGATTGGAGATGATGGCATCAAAGCTTCCCTTCCACGATGGGGGAACCTTGTCAAACAGGTCGCTTTCCAACCACTCCACCACAGCTTGATTTTTCTCAGCATTTTTCCTTGCGAAAGACAAAGCCTTAGGACTGATATCCACACCTAGGCAATTCATCTTTCCATAATGGGCAAGACAAATGGGGATGCAACCACTTCCCGTGCCTAAATCAATCACCTGTTGTATATTATTCTCCTTGGACATCGACAACACCGTTTCCACCAAAAGCTCCGTATCTCCACGAGGAATCAATACCCCCTCTCCAACATAAAAGGGTAACCCCATAAATTCACATTGCCCTAAAATATACTGCAAGGGACGGTTTGATTCTCTTTGATTCAAATAATCATTATATCGAGCTTCTTCTTCAGGCAAAATCATTTTTTCTCCATGAGTAAACAGCTGCACCCGACTTATTTGGCATACTTCCATCAATAAAAGTTCTGCTTCGAAGGCATAATTATCTTTACCTGCCAACTGTAGACGGTGCTTGCCTTCCAGCAAAGCATTGGCAATAGTCTTATTCTTCTTCATCTTCCAGTACTCCCTTCATCGCCGCAATTGCAGTTTCGATTTGGGATTCATCCGGTTCCGCTGTTGTTATTTTCTGTAAACATAGCCCGGGATAGCTGATTGCTGCAACAAGCTTGCTTTCGGATTTCCCTGCCCATC is a genomic window containing:
- a CDS encoding chromate transporter translates to MKEIWQLFITFCRIGAFTFGGGYAMLPLLQREVVTKRGWATEDEILDYFAIGQCTPGVIFVNTASFVGYKRKGVLGAIAATTGSVFPSLIIIMIIAAVLRNFAQLAAVQHAFGAIRVVVGVLIVNAVVGMWKKSVVDKVCAIIAVVAFLLSAILEVSPIWIVLGAGLLGLAAPIIKGAGAK
- the prmC gene encoding peptide chain release factor N(5)-glutamine methyltransferase, translated to MKKNKTIANALLEGKHRLQLAGKDNYAFEAELLLMEVCQISRVQLFTHGEKMILPEEEARYNDYLNQRESNRPLQYILGQCEFMGLPFYVGEGVLIPRGDTELLVETVLSMSKENNIQQVIDLGTGSGCIPICLAHYGKMNCLGVDISPKALSFARKNAEKNQAVVEWLESDLFDKVPPSWKGSFDAIISNPPYIAKAEIGTLMPEVRDFEPKNALDGGEDGLAFYQRIIKDSRHWLKNGGWLFFEIGYDQGKALLSMMMEAGFSQCTLRKDLAGLDRVVFGKLKENIDEV
- a CDS encoding chromate transporter encodes the protein MTQWLLLFYEFFKIGLFSVGGGLATLPFLYKLADKYDWFNTGMIADMVAISESTPGPLGVNMATYTGFHFGGVFGGIVATAGLVFPSVVIIIIISKFLQRFRNNTHVEDIFYLLRPAVTGLIGSAGFGVLLTALLHVNEITELSMENFLGFIGIKECILFVVMLFLTNKFQKHPVVYIAVGAAIGIIFAF
- a CDS encoding glycogen/starch/alpha-glucan phosphorylase, giving the protein MGQIGIEKETLKMMIRENVKTLYRKNLETASAEEIYQAAVFSLRDLITDKWIKTHDTYSEKNAKIVYYLSMEFLMGRFLGNALINMGMNTVIKEVFAELGIDYNTVEEAEPDPGLGNGGLGRLAACFLDSLSTLELPAYGCGIRYHYGIFEQKVENGYQVEAPDNWLEDGDPWGIRRNEYAVEIKFGGHVRAMLKENGGYRFVQEGYQSVMAIPYDYPVVGYGNNTVNTLRLWDARAKNRIDLKYFNEGNYQKAAEEETLAKTLTDVLYPADEHYQGKELRLRQQFFFISATVQRVVARFKENHGDFNLLPEKVAFQLNDTHPSIAVAELMRVLVDENDLPWDQAWEITQKVCAYTNHTIMSEALEKWPLDLFSRLLPRIYQIVEEINRRFCLELTEKYGNNPEKIRRLAIIADGQIRMAYMAIVGSHSVNGVAALHTEILKNQELKDFYKLYPEKFNNKTNGITQRRWLLHANPQLAELITEKIGDGWITDLAQLEKILPYVEDEEFQKRFMEIKRANKVALAKYIKSAKGIDINPDSIFDIQVKRLHEYKRQLLNVLHIIGLYNKLKMNPGLDMVPRTYIFGAKAAAGYRRAKLIIKLINSVGDVVNNDESICGKIKVVFLENYRVSLAERLIPAADVSEQISTAGKEASGTGNMKFMLNGALTVGTMDGANVEIFDEVGEENIFIFGMSAEEVQEKYNGEYDPWSVYNMNQEVRMAMTALIDGTFSNDTCLFRELYDALLNGFGGSKADEYFVLEDYADYQRAQMAVDYAYRDKERWARMAIYNTAKSGKFSSDRTIKEYAKEIWSLPSVPIEF
- the prfA gene encoding peptide chain release factor 1, which encodes MFDRLAEIESKYNDLADQVNDPEMIANQSEWRKRMKEYSDMSPVIEAYQEYKKVKAAVEEGLELLNDKLDEDFRELVKEEFAQNKERLEELKQEITILLLPKDPNDEKNVIVEIRGGAGGDEAALFAGDLFRMYARYAEDRRWKVELMNASESDLGGFKEVSFMITGKGAYSRMKYESGVHRVQRIPTTESGGRIHTSTVTVAVMPEAEEVDVHIDMNEVRVDVFRASGNGGQCVNTTDSAVRMTHLPTGIVVSCQNEKSQLKNKEQALKVLYARVYERERQAHDAAISADRRSQVGTGDRSERIRTYNFPQGRITDHRIGLTLYKIDSILDGDLDELMNALITTDRMEKMQAGGLEE